The genomic window GCTAGTCGGTTCAAGCCCGCGCGGCGCATCGGGCCCGGCAAGATAGGCCTCAAGGGTCTGCCGTCGTTCGGCGATGCGCCGCTCCTTCGAAGCTAGCTCGTCGCGTACCTGCCGGATGCGTTCCAGTAGCGCCGAGCATTCGGTCGCGGGCCCCGGCGTTTGGGTGCACGGCAGGATGTCGCGGATCACCTTCGACGGTAGACCGGCGCGATAGAGATCCTGAATAAACGCGACGATCCGCACGGCCTCGGGGCTGTATTCGCGGTATCCATTGGATCGTCGCTGACTGCCCAAGAGGCCCTGATCCTCGTAATAGCGCAGGGCGCGGGTGCTAACGCCGGTTGCCCTGCTCAACTCGCCAATCCGCATAACCGAAGTCAACC from Mycobacterium shigaense includes these protein-coding regions:
- a CDS encoding MerR family transcriptional regulator, whose protein sequence is MRIGELSRATGVSTRALRYYEDQGLLGSQRRSNGYREYSPEAVRIVAFIQDLYRAGLPSKVIRDILPCTQTPGPATECSALLERIRQVRDELASKERRIAERRQTLEAYLAGPDAPRGLEPTSATRVSG